The Virgibacillus sp. MSP4-1 genome has a segment encoding these proteins:
- a CDS encoding DUF488 domain-containing protein has product MPIEVKRIYEAAEEADGRRILVDRVWPRGVSKQKAQLDEWLKDITPSTDLRKWFSHDPDKFEEFKSAYQKELAAHPEKIRAVDYVQELAEQEKVTLLYAAKDPVHNHVQVLKEYLEKE; this is encoded by the coding sequence AGGAAGCCGATGGTAGACGCATCCTGGTCGATCGAGTCTGGCCACGGGGTGTATCCAAGCAAAAGGCACAGCTGGACGAGTGGCTGAAGGACATCACCCCGAGCACGGATTTACGAAAATGGTTCAGCCATGACCCGGACAAGTTTGAGGAATTTAAATCAGCATATCAAAAGGAATTAGCTGCCCATCCTGAAAAAATAAGAGCCGTTGACTATGTACAGGAATTAGCAGAACAGGAAAAGGTAACCCTGCTATACGCAGCAAAGGACCCTGTACATAATCATGTTCAAGTTCTGAAGGAATACCTGGAAAAGGAATAA
- a CDS encoding OsmC family protein — MAEHTFHLKADWPGGRNTVGQIDAGNLKTKISIPPEMDGPGEGTNPDEMLLGAAATCYIITLAAMIERADLPLHEMDMESEGMVDVTNGVFTYKKIIHKPTVSLQAHATDKDLDKLRKLAEKAETSCMISRAIKGNVELELQPSLTIQKD; from the coding sequence ATGGCAGAACACACATTTCATTTAAAAGCGGACTGGCCTGGAGGCAGAAACACTGTAGGGCAAATAGATGCCGGAAACCTAAAGACAAAAATCTCCATCCCGCCTGAAATGGATGGACCTGGAGAGGGAACAAATCCTGATGAAATGCTGTTGGGGGCTGCAGCAACCTGCTATATTATTACCTTAGCGGCGATGATTGAGCGGGCAGACTTACCCTTGCACGAAATGGATATGGAATCAGAGGGCATGGTGGATGTCACAAATGGCGTATTCACCTATAAAAAGATTATTCATAAACCAACTGTAAGTCTGCAGGCACATGCTACAGATAAGGATCTGGATAAGCTCAGGAAGCTGGCTGAAAAAGCGGAAACGAGCTGTATGATTTCCCGAGCCATTAAAGGAAATGTAGAGCTTGAACTCCAACCTTCATTAACGATTCAAAAGGACTGA